A region of Zeugodacus cucurbitae isolate PBARC_wt_2022May chromosome 5, idZeuCucr1.2, whole genome shotgun sequence DNA encodes the following proteins:
- the LOC105213936 gene encoding pancreatic lipase-related protein 2 isoform X1, whose protein sequence is MQTTRYLVFLFCGIVIITLPEFNGSTFISHHIHKWKAVMASMRYMQERMLRTSLNRAAPNHGIVFECRTTSNMRLGDEVHFELQLGDMRGFHRLDPRRKLALFLHGWNDEGSKEWVQEMLKTWTHFDPNYSVCVVDWGHLSQVDYKTASMSTFEVGLTVAGIIMSMENLRPEYFSRRNVTLAGYSLGAHAAGYAGAMLNGELEQIIGLDPAGPLFTLPAVVSPDFRLDPTDAQYVQVLHTSAGTLGAGLKMGHADFYPNGGKAPQRHCQVMVTDVRNNAVACSHSSSAVFFKQSMNPAFPFVGNHCSSYDNFVRGLCAQGQRGRFGIHSQRRSRGNFYFVTEPQPPYVKRRLWPRRRHHHQQQQQWWRRRNAGTSTALGRSALRQSDVRAIQPWQCKWRRRRRRRRVCY, encoded by the exons ATGCAAACAACGCGTTATTTGGTGTTTCTATTCTGTGGAATCGTAATAATAACATTACCGGAATTCAATGGATCCACATTTATTTCGCATCATATTCATAAATGGAAGGCGGTGATGGCTTCAATGCGGTATATGCAGGAGAGAATGCTGCGTACTAGCTTAAATCGTGCAGCGCCAAACCACGGAATCGTTTTCGAATGTCGTACAAC CTCCAACATGCGCTTAGGCGACGAGGTACACTTCGAGTTGCAACTGGGAGATATGCGCGGTTTCCATCGCTTGGACCCACGCCGCAAGCTGGCGCTATTCCTGCATGGTTGGAACGACGAAGGCAGCAAGGAATGGGTGCAGGAAATGTTAAAAA CTTGGACCCACTTCGATCCCAATTATAGCGTGTGTGTTGTTGATTGGGGTCATTTGTCACAGGTAGACTACAAGACTGCGTCTATGTCGACATTTGAAGTCGGTCTCACAGTGGCTGGCATCATTATGTCTATGGAAAATTTGCGACCAGAATATTTCTCCCGACGCAATGTCACATTGGCTGGCTACAGTTTGGGTGCACATGCCGCTGGATATGCGGGCGCCATGTTGAACGGCGAACTGGAGCAGATCATTGGACTTGATCCGGCAGGACCGCTCTTTACATTGCCCGCTGTTGTCTCACCAGATTTTCGTTTGGACCCCACCGACGCACAATACGTGCAAGTGTTGCATACATCGGCGGGTACTTTGGGAGCTGGTTTAAAAATGGGACATGCAGATTTTTATCCGAATGGTGGAAAGGCGCCGCAACGCCATTGCCAAGTAATGGTTACGGATGTGCGAAATA ATGCGGTAGCGTGCAGCCACAGCTCATCGGCTGTGTTTTTCAAGCAATCCATGAATCCGGCGTTTCCGTTCGTGGGCAACCATTGCAGCAGCTATGATAATTTCGTGCGCGGTCTGTGTGCGCAGGGTCAACGCGGACGTTTCGGCATACATTCACAACGCCGCAGCCGTGGCAATTTTTACTTCGTCACCGAACCGCAGCCGCCATACGTGAAGCGAAGACTGTGGCCACGGCGCCGTCATCaccatcagcagcagcaacagtggTGGCGCCGACGTAACGCGGGCACTTCGACGGCTTTGGGCAGGAGCGCTTTAAGGCAGTCGGATGTCAGGGCAATACAACCGTGGCAGTGCAAATGGCGACGAcgacggcggcggcggcgtGTGTGCTACTGA
- the LOC105213935 gene encoding uncharacterized protein LOC105213935 gives MKQITIVVVSALLLVQVVNAFPLVKREAVEVAVKKDISDFIDSSAEDDPAIEKVLFFLAGTVGKISLWGLENGSVMIKNAVKDLEKLPEKDELLQANITRMSNIAEEAASFKLDEDGSNIMQLFENIIQFARMLNDYEDMDDDSNLKLTLKVALENNGYEKYQGEFEERVVDAVEEFDTAFGEYVKGWSPEEKKKQAKLLDWYEELTNETDEEEKLDKFGDIFDLL, from the exons ATGAAGCAAATCACTATAGTCGTCGTTAGCGCTTTGCTGTTAGTGCAG GTCGTCAACGCATTTCCACTTGTAAAACGAGAAGCTGTAGAGGTTGCAGTTAAAAAAGATATATCTGATTTTATAGATTCCTCAGCTGAGGATGATCCTGCAATagaaaaagttttgttttttctaGCAGGAACAGTAGGCAAAATTTCTCTGTGGGGTCTTGAAAATGGAAGCGTTATGATTAAAAATGCTGTAAAGGATCTAGAGAAGCTACCGGAAAAAGATGAATTGCTACAAGCCAATATCACTCGTATGTCAAATATAGCGGAAGAGGCCGCTAGTTTCAAACTAGATGAAGATGGAAGCAACATTATGCAACTGttcgaaaatataatacaatttgcAAGGATGTTGAATGACTACGAAGACATGGATGACGATTCAAACTTGAAGCTCACACTGAAGGTAGCACTTGAAAATAATGGCTATGAAAAGTACCAGGGTGAATTCGAAGAGCGAGTTGTCGATGCGGTTGAAGAATTTGATACCGCATTTGGTGAATATGTCAAAGGTTGGAGTccagaagaaaagaaaaagcaaGCCAAATTGCTTGACTGGTATGAAGAATTAACTAACGAAACTGACGAAGAAGAAAAACTTGACAAGTTTGGCGATATCTTTGACTTACTTTAG
- the LOC128921889 gene encoding uncharacterized protein LOC128921889, with product MKQITIVVVSALLLVQVVNAFPLVKRDSVEVAEKEDNSVSIDSSAEDDPAKEKILIFLLGTIGKISKWGLENGSVMIKNAVKDLEKLPEKDELLQANITRMSKIAEEAASFKLDEDGNNILELFENIISFSNMLTDYEDMDDDSNLKLTLKTALENNGYDKYQSEFEERVVDAVEEFDTAFGEYVKGWSPEEKKKQAKLLDWYEELTNETDEEEKLDKFGEIFDLF from the exons ATGAAGCAAATAACAATAGTTGTCGTTAGTGCTTTGCTGTTAGTGCAG GTCGTCAACGCATTTCCACTTGTAAAACGAGATTCTGTAGAGGTTGCAGAAAAAGAAGATAACTCTGTCTCTATAGATTCCTCAGCTGAGGATGATCCAGCAAAAGAAAAGATTCTGATTTTTCTCTTAGGAACCATAGGCAAAATATCTAAGTGGGGTCTTGAAAATGGAAGCGTTATGATTAAAAATGCTGTAAAAGATCTGGAGAAGCTACCAGAAAAAGATGAATTGCTACAAGCCAATATCACTCGTATGTCAAAGATAGCGGAAGAGGCCGCTAGTTTCAAACTAGATGAAGATGGAAACAATATTTTAGAACTATTCGaaaatataattagtttttcaaatatgttgACTGACTATGAAGACATGGATGACGATTCAAACTTGAAACTCACATTGAAGACAGCACTGGAAAATAATGGCTATGATAAGTACCAGAGTGAATTTGAAGAGCGAGTTGTCGATGCGGTTGAAGAATTTGATACCGCATTTGGTGAATATGTCAAAGGTTGGAGTccagaagaaaagaaaaagcaaGCCAAATTGCTTGACTGGTATGAAGAATTAACTAACGAAACGGACGAAGAAGAAAAACTTGACAAGTTTGGCGAAATCTTTGacttattttag
- the LOC105213936 gene encoding pancreatic lipase-related protein 2 isoform X2: protein MKAKGSLNVSNMRLGDEVHFELQLGDMRGFHRLDPRRKLALFLHGWNDEGSKEWVQEMLKTWTHFDPNYSVCVVDWGHLSQVDYKTASMSTFEVGLTVAGIIMSMENLRPEYFSRRNVTLAGYSLGAHAAGYAGAMLNGELEQIIGLDPAGPLFTLPAVVSPDFRLDPTDAQYVQVLHTSAGTLGAGLKMGHADFYPNGGKAPQRHCQVMVTDVRNNAVACSHSSSAVFFKQSMNPAFPFVGNHCSSYDNFVRGLCAQGQRGRFGIHSQRRSRGNFYFVTEPQPPYVKRRLWPRRRHHHQQQQQWWRRRNAGTSTALGRSALRQSDVRAIQPWQCKWRRRRRRRRVCY from the exons CTCCAACATGCGCTTAGGCGACGAGGTACACTTCGAGTTGCAACTGGGAGATATGCGCGGTTTCCATCGCTTGGACCCACGCCGCAAGCTGGCGCTATTCCTGCATGGTTGGAACGACGAAGGCAGCAAGGAATGGGTGCAGGAAATGTTAAAAA CTTGGACCCACTTCGATCCCAATTATAGCGTGTGTGTTGTTGATTGGGGTCATTTGTCACAGGTAGACTACAAGACTGCGTCTATGTCGACATTTGAAGTCGGTCTCACAGTGGCTGGCATCATTATGTCTATGGAAAATTTGCGACCAGAATATTTCTCCCGACGCAATGTCACATTGGCTGGCTACAGTTTGGGTGCACATGCCGCTGGATATGCGGGCGCCATGTTGAACGGCGAACTGGAGCAGATCATTGGACTTGATCCGGCAGGACCGCTCTTTACATTGCCCGCTGTTGTCTCACCAGATTTTCGTTTGGACCCCACCGACGCACAATACGTGCAAGTGTTGCATACATCGGCGGGTACTTTGGGAGCTGGTTTAAAAATGGGACATGCAGATTTTTATCCGAATGGTGGAAAGGCGCCGCAACGCCATTGCCAAGTAATGGTTACGGATGTGCGAAATA ATGCGGTAGCGTGCAGCCACAGCTCATCGGCTGTGTTTTTCAAGCAATCCATGAATCCGGCGTTTCCGTTCGTGGGCAACCATTGCAGCAGCTATGATAATTTCGTGCGCGGTCTGTGTGCGCAGGGTCAACGCGGACGTTTCGGCATACATTCACAACGCCGCAGCCGTGGCAATTTTTACTTCGTCACCGAACCGCAGCCGCCATACGTGAAGCGAAGACTGTGGCCACGGCGCCGTCATCaccatcagcagcagcaacagtggTGGCGCCGACGTAACGCGGGCACTTCGACGGCTTTGGGCAGGAGCGCTTTAAGGCAGTCGGATGTCAGGGCAATACAACCGTGGCAGTGCAAATGGCGACGAcgacggcggcggcggcgtGTGTGCTACTGA
- the LOC105213936 gene encoding pancreatic lipase-related protein 2 isoform X3, producing MRLGDEVHFELQLGDMRGFHRLDPRRKLALFLHGWNDEGSKEWVQEMLKTWTHFDPNYSVCVVDWGHLSQVDYKTASMSTFEVGLTVAGIIMSMENLRPEYFSRRNVTLAGYSLGAHAAGYAGAMLNGELEQIIGLDPAGPLFTLPAVVSPDFRLDPTDAQYVQVLHTSAGTLGAGLKMGHADFYPNGGKAPQRHCQVMVTDVRNNAVACSHSSSAVFFKQSMNPAFPFVGNHCSSYDNFVRGLCAQGQRGRFGIHSQRRSRGNFYFVTEPQPPYVKRRLWPRRRHHHQQQQQWWRRRNAGTSTALGRSALRQSDVRAIQPWQCKWRRRRRRRRVCY from the exons ATGCGCTTAGGCGACGAGGTACACTTCGAGTTGCAACTGGGAGATATGCGCGGTTTCCATCGCTTGGACCCACGCCGCAAGCTGGCGCTATTCCTGCATGGTTGGAACGACGAAGGCAGCAAGGAATGGGTGCAGGAAATGTTAAAAA CTTGGACCCACTTCGATCCCAATTATAGCGTGTGTGTTGTTGATTGGGGTCATTTGTCACAGGTAGACTACAAGACTGCGTCTATGTCGACATTTGAAGTCGGTCTCACAGTGGCTGGCATCATTATGTCTATGGAAAATTTGCGACCAGAATATTTCTCCCGACGCAATGTCACATTGGCTGGCTACAGTTTGGGTGCACATGCCGCTGGATATGCGGGCGCCATGTTGAACGGCGAACTGGAGCAGATCATTGGACTTGATCCGGCAGGACCGCTCTTTACATTGCCCGCTGTTGTCTCACCAGATTTTCGTTTGGACCCCACCGACGCACAATACGTGCAAGTGTTGCATACATCGGCGGGTACTTTGGGAGCTGGTTTAAAAATGGGACATGCAGATTTTTATCCGAATGGTGGAAAGGCGCCGCAACGCCATTGCCAAGTAATGGTTACGGATGTGCGAAATA ATGCGGTAGCGTGCAGCCACAGCTCATCGGCTGTGTTTTTCAAGCAATCCATGAATCCGGCGTTTCCGTTCGTGGGCAACCATTGCAGCAGCTATGATAATTTCGTGCGCGGTCTGTGTGCGCAGGGTCAACGCGGACGTTTCGGCATACATTCACAACGCCGCAGCCGTGGCAATTTTTACTTCGTCACCGAACCGCAGCCGCCATACGTGAAGCGAAGACTGTGGCCACGGCGCCGTCATCaccatcagcagcagcaacagtggTGGCGCCGACGTAACGCGGGCACTTCGACGGCTTTGGGCAGGAGCGCTTTAAGGCAGTCGGATGTCAGGGCAATACAACCGTGGCAGTGCAAATGGCGACGAcgacggcggcggcggcgtGTGTGCTACTGA